One genomic segment of Hordeum vulgare subsp. vulgare chromosome 2H, MorexV3_pseudomolecules_assembly, whole genome shotgun sequence includes these proteins:
- the LOC123425793 gene encoding isopentenyl-diphosphate Delta-isomerase I-like: protein MAGTGDDAGMDEVQRRLMFDDECILVDEQDNVVGHESKYTCHLMEKIESLNLLHRAFSVFLFNSKHELLLQQRSATKVTFPLVWTNTCCSHPLYRESELIQENFLGVRNAAQRKLLDELGIPAEDVPVDQFTPLGRMLYKAPSDGKWGEHELDYLLFIVRDVKLVPNPDEVADVKYVRREQLQELIRQADAGEGGVKLSPWFRLVVDNFLMGWWEHLEKGTLAEAVDMETIHKLK, encoded by the exons ATGGCCGGCACGGGCGACGACGCCGGGATGGACGAGGTCCAGAGGCGCCTCATGTTTGACGACGA ATGCATTTTGGTAGATGAACAGGACAACGTTGTTGGTCATGAATCAAAATATACCT GCCATCTGATGGAGAAGATTGAATCTCTGAACCTGCTCCACAGGGCTTTCAGTGTATTCCTTTTCAACTCAAAACACGAGCTGCTACTTCAG CAAAGATCTGCAACAAAGGTTACCTTTCCTTTAGTATGGACCAACACCTGCTGCAGTCATCCTCTGTACCGTGAATCTGAGCTTATTCAGGAAAATTTTCTTG GTGTCAGAAATGCTGCTCAGAGGAAGCTCCTCGATGAGCTGGGCATCCCAGCTGAAGATGTGCCCGTCGACCAGTTCACCCCTCTCGGTCGGATGCTTTACAAGGCACCATCTGATGGGAAATGGGGCGAACACGAGT TGGACTACCTGCTGTTCATAGTGCGCGACGTGAAGCTGGTCCCGAACCCGGACGAGGTGGCGGACGTGAAGTACGTGCGCCGGGAGCAGCTGCAAGAGCTCATCCGGCAGGCGGACGCCGGCGAGGGCGGGGTGAAGCTGTCCCCCTGGTTCAGGCTGGTGGTGGACAACTTCCTCATGGGCTGGTGGGAGCACCTGGAGAAGGGCACGCTCgcggaggccgtggacatggagACCATCCACAAGCTCAAGTGA